A single region of the Lactobacillus xylocopicola genome encodes:
- the dapD gene encoding 2,3,4,5-tetrahydropyridine-2,6-dicarboxylate N-acetyltransferase: MKNRSAQEIIDFIANAPKKTPVKVYVKGDLNSLTWPAGVKSFVEKQTGVVFGDWQELAPFLKANAGKITEYQVENISRNSAVPLLDLKNIAARIEPGAMIRDQVKIGDSAVVMMGAVVNIGAEIGPGAMIDMNAVLGGRAVIGANTHVGAGAVIAGVVEPASAQPVRIGKNVLIGANAVVLEGVQIGDEAVVAAGAVVTENVPALTVVAGVPAKIIKQRDQKTAAKTKIEKDLRKL; encoded by the coding sequence ATGAAAAACAGATCAGCACAAGAAATTATTGATTTTATTGCTAATGCACCTAAAAAAACACCAGTAAAGGTCTACGTCAAGGGTGATCTGAACAGCTTAACCTGGCCGGCCGGCGTTAAGTCCTTTGTTGAAAAACAAACCGGCGTCGTTTTTGGTGATTGGCAGGAGCTAGCCCCTTTTTTAAAAGCTAATGCTGGCAAGATAACCGAATATCAGGTTGAAAATATTAGCCGCAACTCAGCAGTTCCCCTATTGGATTTAAAGAATATCGCTGCCAGAATTGAGCCCGGTGCCATGATCCGCGACCAGGTTAAAATCGGTGATAGTGCGGTAGTCATGATGGGGGCAGTGGTTAATATCGGAGCTGAAATTGGTCCTGGTGCCATGATTGATATGAATGCCGTGTTAGGTGGCCGGGCCGTTATCGGCGCTAACACACACGTGGGCGCAGGTGCCGTCATTGCCGGAGTGGTGGAGCCGGCGTCAGCTCAACCAGTGCGAATTGGCAAAAATGTGCTGATTGGTGCCAATGCCGTGGTCTTGGAAGGCGTGCAAATTGGTGATGAAGCGGTGGTCGCGGCTGGCGCGGTAGTCACCGAAAATGTACCCGCCCTTACTGTGGTTGCAGGTGTCCCTGCCAAAATTATCAAGCAGCGTGATCAGAAAACGGCCGCTAAAACCAAGATTGAGAAAGATTTAAGAAAGTTGTGA
- the lysA gene encoding diaminopimelate decarboxylase has protein sequence MSTEKYYHTNNQGHLTIGGVDALELTKKFGSPLVAYDVGQIRRQYQAFATGFEQAQSPYVISYASKAFATVAMYQVIKQLGGHIDVVSGGELYTALRAGFPTAKISFHGNNKTREELIMAVKNHVGVIILDNFYEIELLEEILTETQSHMQVMLRVTPGVTAHTHEYDQTGQEDSKFGFDVQSGQAEQAFIRVQASTWMTLIGLHAHIGSQILEVDGYQLEVQKLLALVHEWSQKFGYQPQVLNLGGGFGIHYTAADKELPAQTFITQIVQTMRASAQEYHLDQPAIWIEPGRALVGGAGYSLYTVGSRKDVPGLTSCVAVDGGMGDNIRPALYQADYEAVLASAPAAQPRETVRLVGRYCESGDVLIKQVSLPATKPGDVIAVLATGAYGYSMASNYNRVPRPAVVFAENGRAQEVVTRETYEDLISHDQSYQLK, from the coding sequence ATGTCTACAGAAAAATATTATCACACTAATAATCAAGGACACCTGACGATCGGCGGCGTTGATGCCCTAGAACTAACCAAAAAGTTTGGTAGTCCGCTAGTGGCTTATGACGTGGGACAGATTCGGCGACAGTATCAGGCATTTGCAACGGGCTTTGAGCAAGCCCAAAGCCCTTATGTAATCAGTTATGCGAGCAAGGCCTTTGCCACCGTTGCAATGTATCAAGTAATCAAGCAGTTGGGTGGCCATATCGATGTTGTTTCGGGAGGCGAGCTCTATACCGCACTTAGGGCCGGATTTCCAACCGCAAAAATCAGTTTTCACGGTAATAATAAGACTAGGGAAGAACTGATCATGGCGGTCAAAAACCATGTTGGCGTGATTATTTTGGATAACTTCTACGAAATCGAGCTGTTAGAGGAAATCTTAACTGAAACCCAAAGTCATATGCAGGTAATGTTGCGGGTCACCCCCGGTGTGACTGCACATACCCATGAATATGATCAAACCGGCCAAGAGGACAGCAAATTTGGTTTCGATGTGCAATCGGGGCAGGCCGAGCAAGCTTTTATTCGAGTACAGGCCAGCACGTGGATGACTTTAATTGGCCTGCATGCCCACATTGGTTCACAGATTCTTGAGGTTGATGGTTACCAGTTAGAAGTGCAAAAACTACTGGCCTTGGTCCATGAGTGGTCTCAGAAGTTTGGCTACCAGCCACAGGTTTTAAACTTGGGCGGCGGTTTTGGTATCCACTACACTGCAGCCGACAAAGAACTTCCTGCTCAAACCTTTATTACGCAGATTGTGCAAACAATGCGCGCAAGCGCGCAAGAATATCACTTGGACCAGCCAGCTATTTGGATTGAGCCGGGCCGGGCACTGGTGGGCGGTGCAGGTTATTCATTGTACACAGTTGGCTCGCGCAAGGATGTGCCAGGCCTAACGTCATGTGTGGCGGTTGACGGCGGCATGGGTGACAATATCCGTCCCGCACTCTACCAGGCTGACTATGAGGCGGTTTTGGCCAGCGCACCAGCCGCCCAACCACGTGAAACAGTACGTCTGGTTGGCCGCTATTGTGAATCTGGCGATGTTCTGATTAAGCAGGTATCGTTGCCAGCTACTAAGCCTGGTGATGTCATTGCCGTTTTGGCTACAGGGGCATACGGCTATAGTATGGCTTCCAATTACAACCGCGTACCGCGGCCAGCAGTGGTCTTTGCGGAGAATGGCCGGGCACAGGAGGTAGTTACACGTGAAACATACGAAGATCTTATCAGCCATGATCAATCATATCAACTAAAGTGA
- a CDS encoding DEAD/DEAH box helicase translates to MDNLNNILKAWTIIEQLSEGEVNTNLKSANAAIKFNPATVIANDFYDYFQQIIKQKFAKKEKTGKSQVTHGIIFYFNVFKFQSVIDIIVEKYHLTNLQDEINNRQSKFSFALVFDQDMKLLEDQTFITISQYILEKHELISDPAVFKDYERSLKEYINNLFCFKNDNLNAAEYIIKFNQAFAKLCTHFNDDQRPIYSSVINNIETDAVNLHSFFIDDLKLAQKSQSKLLKRYLNGIDKSWRINLDPTQNIDVFKEILQPQNYSVGHFLSKFPASVMQQVAINLTINDKNELRTVNGPPGTGKTTLLKDLFAEAIVRQAKTICSLDNKNVYSPIDSKVGQTPLPQELVEQNIVVASSNNSAVQNIVNDLPLFPDKQDSFTEVLNQLQQVHYFDKIAGKTLKTAKTWGLFSAEGGSQSNLKKLAQQFSNIISELQDLNFQPDPGAYADFSKQYQKITAKREHLQKYAKFVFKKQEWDKEARKNHLQVDEYGTITSSNLTLQITQAQEDIGILERNYDQLKSTIRDRKFWGLADWILDCFFNGNNAENSKKNHHSLQALNDDLKHKIKEKRALENKLAQLQQKAQKIAQEAKAFTDIHTNVPNYDRDFTNRRNYDHFEEETYWYTADDIKEESLLFVLALRVRKQFLYENIKSLKAALYNWNEQDKQIKENQQLLTLRAWQWINFAIPVISTTFASFHRMFKNLPANSIANLFIDEAGQAVPQAVIGPLLKSKRVMAVGDPAQIKPVNTLDSKILSLIGSRLFNVSEKFVSTNASVQTIMDQASQYGYYTDKEQEQWIGIPLWVHRRCLNPMFSISNAISYNDNMVLPHSVKKAELTASKKEQKAGIAGAGYWIDISGQSRDKFVQEQADLLKQYIKKLTEEDTNPFSAKDIFVITPFKNVATKLREALIGFPLKVGTVHTFQGKENKIVFLVLGASEQEKGAAAWAVSEPNIINVAATRAQKWFFIIGDKKLYESLGTVTISKTIAAIDDYNNNFNMSTQ, encoded by the coding sequence ATGGACAATCTAAATAACATTCTAAAAGCTTGGACAATTATTGAACAGTTATCAGAAGGCGAAGTTAATACCAATCTCAAAAGTGCGAATGCTGCTATAAAATTTAATCCCGCTACAGTCATCGCAAATGATTTTTATGATTATTTTCAGCAAATAATTAAACAGAAATTCGCGAAAAAGGAAAAGACAGGAAAAAGTCAGGTCACTCATGGCATTATCTTCTACTTTAATGTTTTTAAATTTCAGTCTGTAATTGATATTATTGTAGAAAAATACCATTTAACTAACTTGCAAGATGAAATCAATAATCGGCAAAGTAAATTTAGCTTTGCACTGGTTTTTGACCAAGATATGAAGCTGCTCGAAGATCAAACCTTTATCACAATTAGTCAATATATTTTAGAAAAGCATGAGTTAATTAGTGATCCGGCAGTATTTAAAGATTATGAAAGAAGCTTAAAAGAATATATTAATAACTTGTTCTGTTTTAAAAACGACAATTTAAATGCAGCTGAATATATAATTAAGTTTAATCAGGCCTTTGCAAAATTGTGCACCCATTTTAATGATGATCAAAGGCCAATCTATTCGTCGGTCATTAACAATATTGAAACAGATGCTGTTAACTTACATTCTTTTTTCATTGACGATTTAAAATTAGCACAAAAGTCTCAATCCAAGCTTCTCAAGCGCTATTTGAACGGTATCGACAAAAGCTGGCGGATTAACTTAGACCCTACACAGAATATTGATGTGTTTAAAGAAATTTTACAACCACAAAATTATTCTGTCGGTCATTTCTTGTCCAAGTTTCCTGCTTCAGTGATGCAGCAAGTAGCAATTAATTTGACAATTAATGATAAAAACGAGCTGCGCACGGTTAATGGTCCGCCAGGCACTGGAAAAACAACATTACTAAAAGATCTTTTTGCAGAAGCAATAGTACGACAAGCTAAAACAATTTGCAGTTTAGATAATAAAAACGTCTACTCTCCCATAGACAGTAAAGTTGGACAAACCCCCTTACCACAAGAACTGGTTGAACAAAATATCGTTGTTGCTTCTTCAAATAACAGTGCTGTCCAAAATATCGTTAATGACCTACCCTTGTTCCCAGATAAACAAGACTCCTTTACCGAAGTACTTAACCAACTGCAACAAGTACATTACTTTGACAAGATTGCTGGGAAAACCCTAAAAACAGCAAAGACGTGGGGTCTATTCTCTGCAGAAGGCGGTAGCCAAAGTAACTTAAAAAAACTAGCTCAGCAATTTAGTAATATCATCTCTGAACTACAAGACCTGAACTTCCAACCCGATCCTGGAGCATACGCTGATTTTAGTAAGCAGTACCAGAAAATTACCGCCAAACGAGAACACTTACAAAAATACGCCAAATTTGTCTTTAAGAAACAGGAATGGGATAAAGAAGCTCGTAAAAACCACTTGCAAGTTGATGAATATGGGACTATCACTTCATCCAACTTGACACTGCAAATTACTCAAGCGCAAGAAGATATTGGGATATTAGAACGCAATTACGATCAATTAAAATCTACAATTAGAGATCGTAAGTTTTGGGGCCTAGCTGATTGGATTCTCGATTGCTTTTTTAACGGAAACAACGCCGAAAATAGCAAAAAAAATCATCACAGTCTACAGGCACTTAATGATGATTTAAAACATAAAATTAAAGAAAAACGAGCATTAGAAAATAAATTAGCGCAGTTGCAGCAAAAAGCCCAAAAAATTGCCCAAGAGGCTAAGGCGTTTACAGATATTCACACTAATGTGCCTAACTACGATCGTGATTTTACTAACCGGAGAAATTATGACCATTTCGAGGAAGAAACATATTGGTATACAGCTGACGATATAAAAGAAGAATCATTATTATTTGTCCTTGCGCTAAGGGTTAGAAAGCAATTCCTCTATGAAAACATTAAATCATTAAAAGCTGCTCTTTATAACTGGAATGAGCAGGACAAGCAAATCAAGGAAAATCAACAGCTGTTAACTCTACGCGCTTGGCAGTGGATTAATTTTGCAATTCCGGTTATTAGTACCACTTTTGCCAGTTTCCATCGTATGTTCAAAAACTTACCAGCAAATTCTATTGCCAACTTATTTATTGACGAGGCCGGGCAGGCTGTACCACAAGCAGTTATCGGTCCTTTGCTTAAAAGCAAAAGAGTTATGGCCGTCGGTGATCCTGCCCAAATAAAACCCGTCAACACACTTGATTCCAAAATTCTTTCACTTATTGGTAGCCGTCTTTTTAATGTTAGTGAAAAATTTGTTTCGACTAACGCTTCGGTTCAAACCATTATGGACCAAGCCAGCCAATATGGTTATTATACCGATAAAGAACAAGAACAGTGGATCGGAATCCCGCTTTGGGTTCATAGACGATGCCTAAACCCTATGTTTAGTATTTCCAATGCGATTTCTTACAACGACAACATGGTATTACCGCATTCGGTCAAAAAAGCCGAATTAACTGCAAGTAAAAAAGAGCAAAAAGCCGGAATCGCTGGCGCCGGCTACTGGATCGATATTAGTGGTCAATCAAGAGACAAGTTCGTACAGGAACAAGCTGACCTTTTAAAGCAATACATCAAAAAATTAACTGAAGAAGATACCAATCCTTTTTCCGCAAAAGATATTTTTGTAATTACACCTTTTAAAAATGTAGCAACCAAACTACGTGAAGCGTTAATAGGATTCCCGCTAAAAGTTGGAACGGTCCATACTTTTCAGGGTAAAGAAAATAAGATTGTCTTCTTAGTTCTAGGTGCATCGGAACAAGAAAAAGGGGCTGCAGCTTGGGCAGTTAGTGAGCCAAATATCATTAACGTTGCAGCGACTAGAGCCCAAAAATGGTTTTTCATTATCGGCGACAAAAAACTCTATGAATCATTAGGAACGGTAACAATTTCAAAAACAATTGCGGCAATTGATGATTATAACAACAACTTTAACATGTCAACTCAATAG
- a CDS encoding aspartate-semialdehyde dehydrogenase, whose translation MREYVVAILGATGAVGHRLLNELEHSQIPVKKIKLLASQRSAGQKLKFHQQEITVEEAQPDSFTGVDLVLSSAGGTVSQQLLPEAVKRGAVCVDNTSAFRMQEGVPLVIPGVNDQELSQHRGIIANPNCSTIQMVAALYPIYQRWGIDQIIVSTYQAVSGAGQAAWDELLSETQARLNEQPAKAQILPTASDSKHYPLAFNLLPQIDVFEDDGYTHEEWKMIHETKKILFNDQNSDRIKVTATCVRVPVEVGHGETVYFVLKDKSATASAIQGEVAKTPGLVLQDDPQKQLYPQPLLAAGKKATFVGRVRADQENPGAFHMWVVADNLLRGAASNTVEIAECLVRDDLVRVIK comes from the coding sequence ATGAGAGAATATGTTGTGGCGATTCTTGGCGCTACGGGTGCCGTGGGGCACCGCTTACTTAATGAATTGGAACATTCACAAATTCCGGTAAAAAAGATTAAACTGCTAGCTTCTCAGCGTTCGGCTGGTCAAAAATTAAAATTTCACCAGCAGGAAATAACAGTGGAAGAAGCCCAACCGGATTCCTTTACAGGTGTTGATTTGGTTCTGTCTTCTGCAGGCGGTACAGTGTCACAGCAGCTGTTACCTGAGGCGGTCAAGCGTGGTGCAGTCTGCGTGGATAATACCAGTGCCTTCCGCATGCAGGAGGGAGTTCCGCTCGTTATCCCGGGCGTCAATGACCAAGAGTTGAGCCAGCATCGCGGTATTATTGCCAATCCCAATTGTTCAACTATTCAAATGGTGGCAGCTCTGTATCCCATCTACCAACGTTGGGGGATCGACCAGATTATTGTTTCGACCTATCAGGCGGTGTCGGGAGCGGGTCAGGCAGCGTGGGATGAACTCCTTAGCGAGACGCAGGCCCGTTTGAATGAGCAACCAGCCAAGGCCCAAATCCTGCCAACCGCATCTGACTCAAAGCATTATCCGCTGGCGTTTAACCTGCTGCCCCAGATTGATGTGTTTGAGGATGACGGTTATACCCACGAAGAGTGGAAAATGATCCATGAAACGAAGAAGATTTTGTTTAATGACCAAAATTCCGACCGTATCAAGGTGACGGCAACTTGTGTGCGTGTCCCGGTTGAAGTTGGTCACGGCGAGACCGTCTACTTTGTGCTCAAGGATAAAAGTGCAACTGCGAGCGCGATCCAAGGCGAAGTAGCCAAAACTCCGGGCTTGGTTTTGCAGGATGACCCACAAAAGCAGCTTTACCCTCAACCCTTGTTAGCAGCCGGCAAGAAGGCGACTTTTGTCGGTCGTGTTCGTGCAGATCAGGAAAATCCCGGTGCTTTCCACATGTGGGTTGTTGCCGATAACCTCTTGCGCGGCGCCGCCAGTAACACGGTGGAAATTGCGGAATGCCTGGTGCGTGATGATTTAGTGCGTGTGATTAAGTAA
- a CDS encoding aminotransferase class I/II-fold pyridoxal phosphate-dependent enzyme, translated as MPQLASDLTQIIHSPLEKIPPSGIRAFAQKIDNIPGLIKLTLGEPDLNTPEHVKQAAVESILNDDSHYSAQRGTLRLRQAISHFLQREQALAYDPDTEIIATVGATEALAATMLTLFQPGDEVIVPTPSYALYFPLLQYTKAKAVTINTAKSDFVLTPQALAQTLAEHPAAKAILLNYPTNPTGRECSPEVLVQLAPLIAKHHLYVISDEIYSELTYDFKHVSVAHYLPERTLLINGLSKSHAMTGYRIGYVAGPAQLLSLIAKMHAFMVTAPSNPAQAAAAEALENGAGDPAAARVIYQRRRDYIVKALNDVGLKTQTSEGAFYVFSQIPAEYGTDDKAFALDLAHQAKVGGTPGSSFGEGGEGYIRFSYAASDQELQVAMKRIKKFLKERGSK; from the coding sequence ATGCCACAACTAGCTTCCGATTTAACTCAAATTATTCATTCACCACTGGAAAAAATCCCACCGTCCGGTATCAGGGCGTTCGCCCAGAAGATTGATAACATTCCTGGACTGATCAAATTAACCCTGGGAGAACCCGATCTGAACACGCCTGAACACGTCAAGCAAGCGGCGGTGGAGAGTATTTTAAATGATGATTCACACTATTCGGCCCAGCGGGGTACACTTAGATTACGCCAGGCTATCAGTCATTTTTTGCAGCGCGAGCAAGCCTTGGCCTATGATCCCGATACTGAAATCATTGCGACCGTGGGTGCGACTGAAGCATTGGCGGCCACCATGCTGACCTTATTTCAACCGGGGGATGAGGTAATCGTGCCGACCCCATCTTATGCCCTATATTTTCCTTTATTGCAGTATACCAAGGCTAAGGCGGTGACAATTAATACGGCAAAGTCAGATTTTGTGTTGACGCCGCAGGCTCTTGCCCAAACACTGGCAGAACATCCTGCTGCTAAGGCAATTTTGCTTAACTACCCGACAAACCCAACTGGTCGAGAGTGCTCGCCTGAAGTCTTAGTCCAACTGGCGCCGCTAATTGCCAAGCACCACTTGTATGTTATTTCTGATGAAATATATAGTGAATTGACCTATGACTTTAAACATGTCTCGGTTGCCCATTATTTGCCGGAGCGGACATTGTTAATCAATGGACTCTCAAAATCCCACGCGATGACGGGCTACCGGATTGGGTACGTTGCCGGGCCGGCGCAATTGCTTAGTTTGATTGCTAAAATGCATGCTTTTATGGTAACTGCGCCATCCAATCCCGCCCAGGCCGCTGCAGCTGAGGCCTTGGAGAATGGGGCTGGGGATCCGGCAGCGGCCCGGGTAATTTATCAAAGGCGCCGCGACTATATTGTTAAAGCCCTCAATGATGTGGGTCTAAAAACGCAGACCAGTGAAGGTGCATTTTACGTTTTTAGTCAGATTCCGGCAGAGTATGGCACTGATGATAAAGCCTTTGCGCTAGACCTGGCACACCAGGCCAAGGTTGGCGGCACCCCTGGTAGTTCGTTTGGCGAGGGCGGTGAAGGTTATATTCGCTTTTCATATGCTGCTAGCGATCAAGAATTGCAAGTGGCCATGAAGCGCATTAAAAAGTTTTTGAAGGAAAGAGGCAGTAAGTAA
- a CDS encoding N-acetyldiaminopimelate deacetylase has translation MLTTQQLSKIRRDLHQMPELALQEQETQKHLLQVIGQFNQQNLQVMTFSQLPTAIIVRIQGSHPVKTIGYRADMDGLPVQEKTNLPFSSQNEGRMHACGHDLHMTVALGILSYFSDHQPQDNLLFFFQPAEESESGGKLAYEQELLAGQLRPDEFFALHVTPDLPVGTIGCRLGTLFAGTTEVNIDLYGQDGHAAYPQRANDMIVAAAQLVDQIQTIVSRSIDPVAGGVITIGKLEAGVVRNVIAGHAHLEGTIRGLTQTMIERIDERLRAVAAGIAKSYDAKVDIQLNQGGYWPVENNPELTAEFIDYLQQTPQITYQETQPAMTGEDFGYLLAQFPGTMFWLGVEDRAQLHAATFNPREEAITVGVETMIGFLTAHMHRDEGEQ, from the coding sequence ATGTTAACAACTCAGCAACTAAGCAAGATCCGCCGCGACTTGCACCAGATGCCTGAATTAGCTCTGCAGGAACAAGAAACCCAAAAGCACCTGCTACAGGTAATCGGGCAGTTTAACCAGCAGAATTTACAGGTTATGACCTTTAGCCAATTGCCGACAGCTATTATAGTCAGAATTCAAGGCAGTCATCCGGTTAAAACAATCGGTTACCGGGCCGATATGGATGGCCTGCCCGTCCAGGAAAAAACAAACTTGCCGTTTTCTTCGCAAAACGAGGGACGAATGCACGCATGTGGCCATGACCTGCACATGACAGTTGCACTAGGAATCCTTAGTTATTTTAGTGACCACCAACCGCAGGACAACCTGCTCTTCTTTTTTCAACCAGCTGAAGAGAGTGAAAGTGGTGGGAAGTTGGCTTATGAGCAGGAGCTTTTGGCCGGTCAATTACGACCCGATGAATTTTTTGCACTGCACGTCACGCCGGACCTGCCGGTAGGAACAATTGGCTGCCGCCTGGGGACGCTTTTTGCCGGTACGACTGAGGTAAACATTGACCTGTATGGTCAAGACGGTCACGCCGCATATCCGCAACGAGCCAACGACATGATTGTGGCTGCCGCCCAGTTAGTTGATCAAATTCAGACCATTGTGTCCCGCAGTATTGATCCGGTTGCCGGTGGGGTAATCACTATCGGTAAGCTGGAGGCTGGCGTGGTCCGCAACGTAATTGCTGGTCATGCCCACCTTGAGGGGACAATTCGCGGCCTGACCCAGACCATGATTGAGCGCATTGATGAACGCTTGCGCGCAGTAGCAGCTGGTATTGCCAAAAGCTACGATGCGAAAGTGGATATTCAGCTTAACCAGGGCGGTTACTGGCCGGTTGAAAACAATCCAGAATTGACTGCGGAATTCATTGATTATCTGCAGCAAACGCCGCAGATCACTTACCAGGAGACCCAGCCGGCGATGACGGGCGAAGACTTTGGCTATTTGTTGGCACAGTTTCCTGGGACGATGTTTTGGCTAGGGGTAGAAGATCGTGCGCAACTTCATGCGGCTACCTTTAATCCACGTGAAGAAGCTATCACGGTGGGAGTTGAAACGATGATTGGCTTTTTAACAGCACACATGCACCGCGATGAAGGAGAACAATGA
- the dapA gene encoding 4-hydroxy-tetrahydrodipicolinate synthase, which yields MTNFTNADLLTAIITPFNEKGEIDYPGLKQLVEHLLATGSRGFVIGGTTGETATMTHDEKIALYTKFVQLVGGRVPVIAGTGSNDTAQTVAFTREVSAIPGIDLALVVAPYYNKPNQRGLKAHFEAVASQSKVPLMIYNIPGRTGVKIAKETLVALADNPQIAGVKQCGELEDLEYIVEHVASDFLVYTGEDQQSLAARVLGARGVISVASHVYGRAMRAMYDDLYRGDFQAAGTLQRRLVPKMAALFMYPSPSPVKAVLNAQGLAAGGCRLPITALNEAEKKQLAVHLGLNESALLYELPLELGVD from the coding sequence ATGACGAATTTTACTAATGCTGACCTACTAACAGCGATAATTACTCCTTTTAATGAAAAGGGGGAGATTGATTATCCGGGACTCAAGCAGCTAGTTGAACACTTGCTGGCAACCGGAAGTCGGGGATTTGTCATTGGCGGCACAACCGGTGAGACTGCCACGATGACACATGATGAAAAAATCGCCCTGTACACGAAGTTTGTCCAGCTGGTCGGCGGCCGTGTGCCCGTGATTGCGGGCACAGGGAGCAATGACACCGCCCAGACGGTCGCGTTTACCCGTGAAGTGAGTGCCATTCCTGGGATTGACCTCGCGCTGGTAGTTGCACCGTACTACAACAAGCCTAACCAAAGGGGACTCAAGGCGCACTTTGAAGCGGTGGCCAGCCAGTCTAAGGTACCACTGATGATTTATAACATTCCAGGCCGGACGGGAGTAAAAATCGCTAAAGAGACTTTAGTTGCTCTTGCTGATAATCCCCAGATTGCTGGCGTTAAGCAGTGCGGTGAACTTGAAGACTTGGAATACATTGTAGAACATGTCGCCAGTGATTTTCTGGTTTATACCGGCGAAGACCAGCAGTCTTTGGCGGCCAGAGTCTTAGGGGCGCGGGGCGTAATCTCGGTCGCAAGTCACGTTTATGGCCGGGCAATGCGAGCAATGTACGATGACTTGTACCGGGGTGACTTTCAGGCAGCTGGTACGTTGCAGCGGCGGCTGGTGCCCAAGATGGCGGCATTGTTCATGTACCCGTCACCGTCACCGGTCAAGGCCGTTTTAAATGCGCAGGGTCTAGCAGCGGGTGGGTGCCGGTTGCCGATTACTGCTTTGAATGAAGCAGAAAAAAAGCAGCTAGCCGTTCATCTCGGGTTGAACGAGTCGGCACTGCTGTATGAATTACCATTGGAACTAGGAGTAGATTAA
- the dapB gene encoding 4-hydroxy-tetrahydrodipicolinate reductase produces MKKVLIAGATGSMGKQAIRLVEKRADCQLVAVLAPTATANTELEKTVQRFDHLSAVETDADIWIDFTTPQAVFANTKFALEHHMRPIVGTSGLTADQIKNLQRLASEKNLGGIIAPNFGLSAVLLMKFAQAAARYFPEAEIVELHHADKVDAPSATAIATAKMIAAGRHKAEQKSARDAPRARGANYDGIAVHAVRLPGYVAHEQVLFGGPGEALTIRQDSFERSSFMQGVKVALDQVMNLTELVVGLENILTI; encoded by the coding sequence ATGAAAAAAGTTCTCATTGCCGGAGCTACCGGCTCTATGGGCAAGCAAGCCATACGTTTAGTAGAAAAGCGAGCAGATTGCCAATTAGTTGCTGTTTTGGCGCCTACAGCCACAGCCAATACCGAACTGGAAAAGACGGTTCAGCGCTTTGATCACTTATCCGCTGTGGAAACTGATGCCGACATTTGGATTGACTTCACCACGCCGCAGGCCGTTTTTGCTAATACCAAGTTTGCCCTGGAGCATCACATGCGGCCAATTGTTGGTACTAGTGGCTTAACAGCTGACCAAATAAAAAACCTGCAAAGATTGGCTAGTGAAAAGAATTTAGGCGGAATTATTGCCCCCAACTTTGGCCTTTCAGCGGTTTTATTAATGAAATTTGCCCAGGCGGCCGCCCGTTACTTTCCTGAGGCGGAGATAGTTGAGCTGCACCATGCTGACAAGGTGGATGCGCCGTCCGCAACCGCCATTGCCACGGCTAAAATGATAGCTGCCGGCCGTCATAAAGCGGAACAAAAAAGTGCGCGGGATGCTCCTCGTGCGCGCGGTGCTAACTACGATGGAATCGCGGTTCACGCGGTTCGTTTGCCCGGCTATGTTGCTCATGAACAGGTGCTTTTTGGCGGACCCGGCGAGGCGTTGACCATCAGGCAGGACTCCTTTGAACGTTCATCATTTATGCAGGGCGTCAAAGTTGCGCTAGACCAGGTGATGAACCTGACCGAATTAGTTGTCGGGTTAGAAAATATATTAACAATCTAA